Proteins encoded together in one Benincasa hispida cultivar B227 chromosome 1, ASM972705v1, whole genome shotgun sequence window:
- the LOC120089033 gene encoding uncharacterized protein LOC120089033 isoform X2, which translates to MRESGITKRGESRNPSVEENDGLIEGLIPQLFTSVPVLNEAASYVAQTTSYFTSCFSDSSVDPDLREPRNSALHEEELVMFSSREPAETPSRTRGNQKSSATQPITSEPREPAVKAPPVHTEVSRTTVEESSGHNGGLQLSNNTGRNGMSIFQGLIDRALRTVRGSADDIGWLQSASGMPPVEDGTERFVEILEDIRHGIHRLPNSVVYLLVPGLFSNHGPLYFVDTKTKFSKMGLACHIAKIHSEASVEKNAREIKDYVEEIYWGSGKRVLILGHSKGGVDAAAALSLYWSDLREKVAGLALAQSPYGGSPIASDILREGQLGDYVNVRKLMEILICKVIKHHLPAELPVVSFHTEASISPAVMATLSRVAHAELPAPLSTAQAAKLPVVIPLGAAMAACAQLLQIRYREKSDGLVTCRDAEVPGSTVVRPKRKLDHAWMVYSSLNDDTSEADASQVCEALLTLLVEVGQKKRHQLTNKDE; encoded by the exons ATGAGGGAGAGCGGGATTACGAAACGAGGGGAATCACGCAATCCATCAGTG GAAGAGAATGATGGTTTGATTGAGGGCCTTATTCCTCAGCTATTTACTTCTGTACCAGTTCTCAACGAGGCTGCTTCTTATGTGGCACAAACAACTTCATACTTTACTAGCTGTTTTTCTGATTCTTCGG TTGACCCTGACCTTAGAGAACCTAGGAATTCTGCTTTACACGAAGAGGAATTAGTGATGTTTTCTTCCAGAGAGCCTGCAGAAACGCCATCCAGAACCAGGGGAAATCAAAAGTCTAGTGCTACACAACCAATAACTTCTGAACCACGTGAACCTGCAGTCAAAGCTCCACCTGTACATACTGAAGTTTCAAGGACCACAGTTGAAGAGTCATCTGGCCACAATGGTGGTCTCCAATTGTCAAATAATACTGGTCGGAATGGCATGTCAATTTTTCAAGG CCTTATTGATCGGGCTCTGAGGACAGTACGCGGATCTGCAGATGATATAGGATGGCTTCAAAGTGCATCTGGAATGCCGCCGGTTGAAGATGGAACTGAGAGGTTTGTGGAAATTTTGGAAGACATCAG GCATGGTATTCACAGATTACCTAATTCAGTGGTTTACTTGCTGGTTCCAg GCCTTTTCAGCAACCATGGACCATTGTATTTTGTTGATACAAAAACGAAATTCTCAAAGATGGGTCTGGCATGTCATATTGCCAAGATTCATAGCGAg GCGTCAGTGGAGAAAAATGCAAGAGAGATCAAAGACTACGTTGAAGAAATATATTGGGGTTCGGGAAAACGTGTATTAATTCTTGGGCACAGCAAAGGGGGAGTAGATGCAGCAGCTGCCTTATCATTGTATTGGTCTGatttgagagaaaaggttgCGGGCTTGGCATTAGCTCAAAGTCCATACGGCGGCAGTCCAATAGCATCTGATATCTTGCGGGAAGGACAGCTTGGTGACTATGTGAACGTACGGAAGCTTATGGAGATTTTGATTTGTAAAGTGATCAAG CACCACTTGCCAGCAGAACTCCCTGTGGTATCATTCCACACCGAAGCCAGCATTTCACCTGCTGTTATGGCCACCTTGTCTCGTGTTGCTCATGCAGAATTACCAGCCCCACTCTCTACTGCTCAAGCTGCAAAACTCCCTGTAGTGATTCCCCTGGGAGCTGCAATGGCAGCCTGCGCCCAGCTGCTGCAGATCCGTTACCGCGAGAAGAGTGACGGACTTGTAACATGCCGTGATGCTGAAGTCCCCGGATCCACTGTGGTGCGTCCAAAACGTAAGCTAGACCATGCCTGGATGGTATATTCATCTCTCAATGATGACACGTCCGAAGCAGATGCATCTCAGGTGTGCGAGGCACTTTTGACATTGCTTGTTGAGGTTGGGCAAAAGAAAAGGCACCAGTTGACGAATAAAGATGAATAA
- the LOC120089033 gene encoding uncharacterized protein LOC120089033 isoform X3, with product MWHKQLHTLLAVFLILRFYGDLVSVDPDLREPRNSALHEEELVMFSSREPAETPSRTRGNQKSSATQPITSEPREPAVKAPPVHTEVSRTTVEESSGHNGGLQLSNNTGRNGMSIFQGLIDRALRTVRGSADDIGWLQSASGMPPVEDGTERFVEILEDIRHGIHRLPNSVVYLLVPGLFSNHGPLYFVDTKTKFSKMGLACHIAKIHSEASVEKNAREIKDYVEEIYWGSGKRVLILGHSKGGVDAAAALSLYWSDLREKVAGLALAQSPYGGSPIASDILREGQLGDYVNVRKLMEILICKVIKGDMQALEDLTYERRKIFLMQHHLPAELPVVSFHTEASISPAVMATLSRVAHAELPAPLSTAQAAKLPVVIPLGAAMAACAQLLQIRYREKSDGLVTCRDAEVPGSTVVRPKRKLDHAWMVYSSLNDDTSEADASQVCEALLTLLVEVGQKKRHQLTNKDE from the exons ATGTGGCACAAACAACTTCATACTTTACTAGCTGTTTTTCTGATTCTTCGG TTTTATGGTGATTTGGTCTCAGTTGACCCTGACCTTAGAGAACCTAGGAATTCTGCTTTACACGAAGAGGAATTAGTGATGTTTTCTTCCAGAGAGCCTGCAGAAACGCCATCCAGAACCAGGGGAAATCAAAAGTCTAGTGCTACACAACCAATAACTTCTGAACCACGTGAACCTGCAGTCAAAGCTCCACCTGTACATACTGAAGTTTCAAGGACCACAGTTGAAGAGTCATCTGGCCACAATGGTGGTCTCCAATTGTCAAATAATACTGGTCGGAATGGCATGTCAATTTTTCAAGG CCTTATTGATCGGGCTCTGAGGACAGTACGCGGATCTGCAGATGATATAGGATGGCTTCAAAGTGCATCTGGAATGCCGCCGGTTGAAGATGGAACTGAGAGGTTTGTGGAAATTTTGGAAGACATCAG GCATGGTATTCACAGATTACCTAATTCAGTGGTTTACTTGCTGGTTCCAg GCCTTTTCAGCAACCATGGACCATTGTATTTTGTTGATACAAAAACGAAATTCTCAAAGATGGGTCTGGCATGTCATATTGCCAAGATTCATAGCGAg GCGTCAGTGGAGAAAAATGCAAGAGAGATCAAAGACTACGTTGAAGAAATATATTGGGGTTCGGGAAAACGTGTATTAATTCTTGGGCACAGCAAAGGGGGAGTAGATGCAGCAGCTGCCTTATCATTGTATTGGTCTGatttgagagaaaaggttgCGGGCTTGGCATTAGCTCAAAGTCCATACGGCGGCAGTCCAATAGCATCTGATATCTTGCGGGAAGGACAGCTTGGTGACTATGTGAACGTACGGAAGCTTATGGAGATTTTGATTTGTAAAGTGATCAAG GGAGACATGCAAGCTCTCGAAGATTTAACGTATGAGAGGaggaaaatttttttaatgCAGCACCACTTGCCAGCAGAACTCCCTGTGGTATCATTCCACACCGAAGCCAGCATTTCACCTGCTGTTATGGCCACCTTGTCTCGTGTTGCTCATGCAGAATTACCAGCCCCACTCTCTACTGCTCAAGCTGCAAAACTCCCTGTAGTGATTCCCCTGGGAGCTGCAATGGCAGCCTGCGCCCAGCTGCTGCAGATCCGTTACCGCGAGAAGAGTGACGGACTTGTAACATGCCGTGATGCTGAAGTCCCCGGATCCACTGTGGTGCGTCCAAAACGTAAGCTAGACCATGCCTGGATGGTATATTCATCTCTCAATGATGACACGTCCGAAGCAGATGCATCTCAGGTGTGCGAGGCACTTTTGACATTGCTTGTTGAGGTTGGGCAAAAGAAAAGGCACCAGTTGACGAATAAAGATGAATAA
- the LOC120089033 gene encoding uncharacterized protein LOC120089033 isoform X1, producing MRESGITKRGESRNPSVEENDGLIEGLIPQLFTSVPVLNEAASYVAQTTSYFTSCFSDSSVDPDLREPRNSALHEEELVMFSSREPAETPSRTRGNQKSSATQPITSEPREPAVKAPPVHTEVSRTTVEESSGHNGGLQLSNNTGRNGMSIFQGLIDRALRTVRGSADDIGWLQSASGMPPVEDGTERFVEILEDIRHGIHRLPNSVVYLLVPGLFSNHGPLYFVDTKTKFSKMGLACHIAKIHSEASVEKNAREIKDYVEEIYWGSGKRVLILGHSKGGVDAAAALSLYWSDLREKVAGLALAQSPYGGSPIASDILREGQLGDYVNVRKLMEILICKVIKGDMQALEDLTYERRKIFLMQHHLPAELPVVSFHTEASISPAVMATLSRVAHAELPAPLSTAQAAKLPVVIPLGAAMAACAQLLQIRYREKSDGLVTCRDAEVPGSTVVRPKRKLDHAWMVYSSLNDDTSEADASQVCEALLTLLVEVGQKKRHQLTNKDE from the exons ATGAGGGAGAGCGGGATTACGAAACGAGGGGAATCACGCAATCCATCAGTG GAAGAGAATGATGGTTTGATTGAGGGCCTTATTCCTCAGCTATTTACTTCTGTACCAGTTCTCAACGAGGCTGCTTCTTATGTGGCACAAACAACTTCATACTTTACTAGCTGTTTTTCTGATTCTTCGG TTGACCCTGACCTTAGAGAACCTAGGAATTCTGCTTTACACGAAGAGGAATTAGTGATGTTTTCTTCCAGAGAGCCTGCAGAAACGCCATCCAGAACCAGGGGAAATCAAAAGTCTAGTGCTACACAACCAATAACTTCTGAACCACGTGAACCTGCAGTCAAAGCTCCACCTGTACATACTGAAGTTTCAAGGACCACAGTTGAAGAGTCATCTGGCCACAATGGTGGTCTCCAATTGTCAAATAATACTGGTCGGAATGGCATGTCAATTTTTCAAGG CCTTATTGATCGGGCTCTGAGGACAGTACGCGGATCTGCAGATGATATAGGATGGCTTCAAAGTGCATCTGGAATGCCGCCGGTTGAAGATGGAACTGAGAGGTTTGTGGAAATTTTGGAAGACATCAG GCATGGTATTCACAGATTACCTAATTCAGTGGTTTACTTGCTGGTTCCAg GCCTTTTCAGCAACCATGGACCATTGTATTTTGTTGATACAAAAACGAAATTCTCAAAGATGGGTCTGGCATGTCATATTGCCAAGATTCATAGCGAg GCGTCAGTGGAGAAAAATGCAAGAGAGATCAAAGACTACGTTGAAGAAATATATTGGGGTTCGGGAAAACGTGTATTAATTCTTGGGCACAGCAAAGGGGGAGTAGATGCAGCAGCTGCCTTATCATTGTATTGGTCTGatttgagagaaaaggttgCGGGCTTGGCATTAGCTCAAAGTCCATACGGCGGCAGTCCAATAGCATCTGATATCTTGCGGGAAGGACAGCTTGGTGACTATGTGAACGTACGGAAGCTTATGGAGATTTTGATTTGTAAAGTGATCAAG GGAGACATGCAAGCTCTCGAAGATTTAACGTATGAGAGGaggaaaatttttttaatgCAGCACCACTTGCCAGCAGAACTCCCTGTGGTATCATTCCACACCGAAGCCAGCATTTCACCTGCTGTTATGGCCACCTTGTCTCGTGTTGCTCATGCAGAATTACCAGCCCCACTCTCTACTGCTCAAGCTGCAAAACTCCCTGTAGTGATTCCCCTGGGAGCTGCAATGGCAGCCTGCGCCCAGCTGCTGCAGATCCGTTACCGCGAGAAGAGTGACGGACTTGTAACATGCCGTGATGCTGAAGTCCCCGGATCCACTGTGGTGCGTCCAAAACGTAAGCTAGACCATGCCTGGATGGTATATTCATCTCTCAATGATGACACGTCCGAAGCAGATGCATCTCAGGTGTGCGAGGCACTTTTGACATTGCTTGTTGAGGTTGGGCAAAAGAAAAGGCACCAGTTGACGAATAAAGATGAATAA